A window of the Mucilaginibacter sp. cycad4 genome harbors these coding sequences:
- a CDS encoding D-sedoheptulose 7-phosphate isomerase yields MNEKILNELKDHQDTLQKVIDTLGGDIEIACDMITSTIKNGNKVLLAGNGGSAADAQHIAAELTGRYVKDRKPLPGIALTVDTSALTSIANDYGYEHVFSRQLEAFARPGDLFIGISTSGNSPGILAAFESAKKLEVKTLGLSGRDGGKMNGLCELNIIVPSNITARIQEMHILIGHILCTAVDGLFD; encoded by the coding sequence ATGAACGAAAAGATATTAAACGAACTAAAAGATCACCAGGATACGCTGCAAAAGGTAATTGATACGCTTGGTGGTGATATTGAGATAGCCTGTGATATGATCACATCAACCATAAAGAACGGTAATAAAGTGCTACTGGCTGGTAATGGCGGCAGCGCTGCTGATGCGCAGCACATTGCTGCGGAGCTTACAGGTCGTTATGTAAAAGATCGTAAGCCTTTGCCGGGCATCGCTTTAACAGTTGATACTTCTGCGCTTACTTCTATCGCTAACGATTATGGCTATGAGCATGTGTTTTCGCGCCAGCTGGAGGCATTTGCCAGGCCGGGCGACTTGTTTATCGGTATTTCAACCAGTGGAAACAGTCCGGGGATATTGGCTGCCTTTGAGTCGGCTAAAAAATTGGAGGTTAAAACTTTAGGACTTTCGGGCAGGGATGGCGGTAAAATGAACGGACTTTGCGAGCTGAACATCATCGTGCCATCAAACATTACCGCGCGCATCCAGGAAATGCATATTCTTATCGGGCATATCCTGTGTACCGCCGTTGATGGGCTGTTTGATTAA
- the rfaE1 gene encoding D-glycero-beta-D-manno-heptose-7-phosphate kinase — protein sequence MNLKDKVQSIHAAAHKPAILVIGDLMVDHYIWGNATRLSPEAPVPIVNVKNETTTLGGAGNVVQNLVSLGAKVIVAGIIGNDQAAGELIKILTDEGVETDTIIKDNNRPTTVKTRVVVGSHQLVRVDREITDEVSDTIANDLIGKLSSYIDGADMVLLSDYNKGLFSPFLTQGIIRAANAKGKKVIIDPKGLNYEKYKGAFIIKPNRKELSEAAKTEKINSIESLQQAGKVIFEQTGTRYIVVTLSEEGMVILSEEGYQSLPVKATEVFDVTGAGDTVLATMAYFMAGGLNIEDACELANHAAAIVIRRVGSATTTVDEIIEDILKGER from the coding sequence ATGAACCTAAAAGATAAAGTACAATCCATACATGCAGCGGCACACAAACCGGCTATACTGGTTATTGGCGACCTGATGGTTGATCATTATATATGGGGCAATGCTACCCGCCTTTCGCCCGAGGCCCCTGTACCTATTGTAAACGTTAAAAACGAAACCACTACATTAGGTGGTGCCGGTAATGTGGTTCAAAACCTGGTATCATTAGGTGCAAAAGTTATTGTTGCAGGCATAATTGGAAATGACCAGGCTGCGGGTGAACTGATCAAAATCCTGACCGACGAAGGTGTTGAAACGGATACCATCATTAAAGATAACAACCGCCCTACCACAGTAAAAACCCGCGTTGTTGTAGGCAGCCATCAACTGGTACGTGTTGACCGCGAAATTACCGACGAAGTATCAGATACTATTGCCAACGACCTCATCGGCAAGCTGAGCAGCTACATTGATGGTGCCGATATGGTACTTTTATCTGACTATAACAAAGGCCTGTTTTCGCCGTTCTTAACCCAAGGCATTATCAGGGCGGCAAATGCTAAAGGTAAAAAAGTAATTATCGACCCAAAAGGGCTCAATTACGAAAAATACAAAGGCGCTTTTATTATCAAACCCAACCGCAAAGAATTGTCTGAAGCTGCTAAAACGGAGAAGATCAACTCGATAGAAAGCCTGCAACAGGCCGGTAAGGTAATTTTTGAACAAACCGGGACCCGATATATAGTAGTTACCTTATCCGAAGAGGGCATGGTAATACTAAGCGAAGAGGGTTATCAAAGTTTACCGGTAAAGGCAACCGAAGTATTTGATGTAACAGGTGCCGGCGATACTGTGCTGGCTACTATGGCATACTTTATGGCAGGGGGCTTGAATATTGAGGATGCATGCGAACTGGCTAATCATGCCGCTGCTATAGTGATTCGCCGCGTGGGCAGCGCAACAACTACCGTAGATGAAATAATTGAAGACATATTAAAAGGCGAAAGGTAG
- the rfaE2 gene encoding D-glycero-beta-D-manno-heptose 1-phosphate adenylyltransferase: MRTGFEKTLLDKITDLQSLQIQIKSWQAEDKKVVFTNGVFDLLHIGHLTYLAKAAELGDKLVIGLNADSSVRRIKGPTRPVNDQNSRAALLAALFFVDAIVVFEEDTPLNLISALLPDILVKGADYAVENIVGAKEVIANGGEVKTINFVEGYSSTSIIEKIRNQIS, encoded by the coding sequence ATGAGAACCGGCTTCGAAAAAACCCTTCTTGATAAAATAACCGACCTGCAATCACTGCAAATACAGATCAAAAGCTGGCAGGCCGAAGATAAAAAGGTGGTGTTCACCAATGGCGTTTTTGACCTGCTGCACATAGGCCATCTCACCTACCTGGCCAAAGCGGCCGAGCTTGGTGATAAGCTGGTGATTGGCCTTAATGCCGATAGCTCGGTAAGACGTATCAAAGGCCCAACGCGCCCGGTGAATGATCAAAACAGTCGCGCAGCCCTGTTGGCGGCGTTGTTTTTTGTAGACGCCATTGTTGTTTTTGAAGAAGATACCCCACTTAATCTGATCAGCGCCCTTCTGCCCGATATCCTGGTAAAAGGTGCCGATTACGCAGTTGAAAACATTGTGGGCGCTAAAGAAGTGATAGCAAACGGAGGCGAGGTTAAAACCATTAATTTTGTTGAAGGGTACTCATCCACCTCAATAATTGAAAAAATCAGGAACCAGATTTCCTGA
- a CDS encoding helix-hairpin-helix domain-containing protein, with product MENKPIARTLRLLSQLMELHEANPFKIKSVANAAFKVDKLPFPVAGKKLDELEKIDGIGKSIAGKVAELLETGTMTELQDLLDQTPAGVVEMMGIKGIGPKKVAVIWKELGIENTGELFYACNENRLIEAKGFGLKTQEEIRKAIEFRMASNGKFLFAQVEKEANELMDEVKAIFPDALKHFAGEFRRLNEIITEIVIVVGSLNHDVAYDALVNSTILCNVSKNKNHIQGELQNGLLVDIVCVDKADYYRELFINTGTDDHVQTVFDRISVPVEQPETEELIYTKAGLSWMQPELREGTLFIEKAEKNELPTLINWHDLKGTLHNHSTWSDGVNSIEEMALYCRDILKLEYLGMCDHSKSAFYAKGLSIERVLQQHEEIDALNKKLDGFHIFKGIESDILYDGSLDYPEEILQKFDFIVASVHSILKMDEEKATSRLITAIENPYTTILGHPTGRLLLSRSGYPINYKKVIDACAANNVAIEINANPLRLDLDWRWHQYALDKGVMLSINPDAHRIEGFTDMHYGILAARKGGLYKEMCMNAMSLAEITKAFAKKRG from the coding sequence ATGGAAAATAAACCCATAGCCCGTACGCTTCGTTTACTCTCGCAACTCATGGAACTCCATGAGGCTAATCCGTTCAAGATCAAATCGGTAGCCAATGCAGCTTTTAAGGTTGACAAACTCCCTTTCCCCGTCGCCGGTAAAAAACTGGATGAACTGGAAAAGATTGATGGCATAGGTAAAAGCATAGCCGGCAAAGTGGCCGAACTGCTTGAAACCGGTACCATGACCGAACTGCAGGACCTGCTTGATCAAACCCCTGCCGGTGTGGTTGAAATGATGGGCATTAAAGGCATCGGCCCAAAAAAGGTAGCTGTCATCTGGAAAGAACTTGGCATTGAAAACACTGGTGAGCTTTTTTATGCCTGCAATGAAAACCGCCTGATCGAGGCTAAAGGTTTCGGACTGAAAACACAGGAGGAAATTCGCAAGGCTATTGAGTTCAGGATGGCGAGCAACGGCAAATTTCTTTTTGCCCAAGTTGAAAAGGAAGCCAACGAACTGATGGACGAGGTAAAAGCCATTTTCCCTGATGCGCTGAAACATTTTGCCGGCGAATTCAGGCGTTTGAATGAAATCATTACTGAAATTGTGATTGTGGTAGGCAGTCTTAACCACGATGTGGCCTACGATGCGCTGGTAAATTCCACCATACTTTGTAACGTAAGCAAAAATAAAAATCATATCCAGGGCGAACTGCAAAATGGTTTGCTGGTTGATATTGTTTGTGTTGATAAGGCTGATTATTACAGGGAGCTATTCATTAATACCGGTACTGACGACCATGTACAGACCGTTTTCGACAGAATCAGTGTACCTGTCGAACAGCCCGAAACTGAAGAATTGATCTACACCAAAGCAGGTTTAAGCTGGATGCAACCCGAACTGCGCGAGGGTACCCTGTTTATTGAAAAAGCCGAAAAGAACGAGCTGCCAACATTAATCAACTGGCACGATCTTAAAGGCACACTCCACAACCACAGCACATGGAGCGACGGCGTAAACAGTATTGAAGAAATGGCCCTATACTGCCGGGATATCCTGAAACTGGAATACCTGGGCATGTGCGACCATAGCAAGAGCGCTTTTTATGCTAAAGGCCTAAGTATTGAACGGGTATTACAGCAGCACGAAGAGATAGATGCCCTGAACAAAAAGCTCGACGGTTTCCACATTTTTAAAGGTATCGAATCGGATATTTTGTATGATGGCTCGCTTGATTACCCGGAAGAGATCCTGCAAAAGTTTGATTTCATTGTGGCTTCGGTGCACTCTATCCTTAAAATGGATGAAGAAAAAGCTACTTCAAGGCTCATTACCGCCATTGAAAACCCTTATACAACTATATTAGGACACCCTACCGGCAGGCTTTTGCTGAGCCGCAGTGGTTACCCTATCAACTATAAAAAAGTGATAGATGCCTGCGCAGCCAACAACGTAGCTATCGAGATCAACGCCAACCCATTGCGGCTCGACCTCGACTGGCGCTGGCACCAATATGCTTTGGATAAAGGCGTGATGCTGTCCATAAACCCCGATGCCCACCGCATTGAGGGCTTTACAGATATGCATTACGGCATCCTTGCGGCCCGTAAAGGCGGCTTATATAAAGAAATGTGTATGAATGCCATGTCGCTGGCAGAAATCACGAAGGCGTTTGCGAAGAAAAGAGGTTAG